In Marasmius oreades isolate 03SP1 chromosome 1, whole genome shotgun sequence, one DNA window encodes the following:
- a CDS encoding uncharacterized protein (BUSCO:EOG09261FAX) — MSDPRFARLKTDPRFRRPRKHQSKVVVDERFKSVFQPKQKSKGKNTTSVRVDKYGRALAEGHDEENLKRFYRLENDEESGSNVPDYARGGVLMESSDEEDNLAEEEDERDDEGFITIGQDASRPMYVTDEGEEVDLDENHFADLDAEAAAYNKNHSESELVLETADRTNRLAIVNLDWEHVRAVHLFKICTSLVSPTAPTLASTSKPNTSGQRQHLKGTTIARGKVLSVKVYPSEFGKKRMVREEKEGPPPELFRKKGKAEGEEINERTIYDVGDENDFDEDALRKYQLDRLRYYYAIVSCDTVDAASHIYNELDGTELERSANVFDLSFVPNDMTFEDEPRDEANEDVETGYRAVEFVTDALRHSKVKLTWDEDDPERSKVTRRTITRKELGDGDFQAYIASASESESELEDNRNGLSRDKLRSLLLGGNDQLPEGWNRDDGVRDNDVDMEVTFMPGLADRKDGQDETTLEKYQRKMKEKRKKRKEEVKKAVTADDDFFDATSDGDHSAHESKKKSGATLSYEPTEEEAHSLLVSHEDSGAEPQHFNLKAVMKVERKQKKNKKKGKKTVDEDNEIQEDFILEVNDDRFKAIHEDHNFAIDPTHPQFKKTKAMESLLNERSQRRAVSEKQHAEDGQSLKNLVDKVKRKGSLLTEPRKGKRQRLR, encoded by the exons ATGTCGGATCCTCGATTTGCTCGACTCAAGACAGACCCTCGTTTTCGTCGCCCAAGGAAACATCAATCTAAAGTTGTCGTCGACGAACGCTTCAAATCTGTGTTCCAGCCAAAACAAAAGTCCAAAGGAAAAAATACTACGTCCG TGCGTGTAGACAAGTATGGCCGTGCATTGGCAGAGGGTCATGATGAAGAGAACTTGAAACGTTTCTATCGCCTTGAGAATGACGAGGAGTCCGGTTCAAACGTCCCCGACTATGCTCGAGGGGGCGTTCTTATGGAGTCttcggatgaagaggacaACCTAgctgaagaggaggatgaaCGGGATGATGAAGGGTTTATAACCATTGGTCAAGACGCCTCACGTCCGATGTATGTTACAGACGAGGGGGAAGAAGTTGACCTGGACGAGAACCACTTCGCGGATTTGGATGCCGAAGCAGCTGCATATAATAAGAATCACTCGGAATCCGAATTGGTATTAGAGACCGCTGACAGGACAAACCGACTGGCGATCGTTAACCTTGACTGGGAGCATGTCAGAGCAGTACATCTCTTCAAAATTTGCACCTCTTTGGTTTCACCGACAGCACCTACTTTGGCATCTACTTCAAAGCCGAACACATCCGGCCAAAGGCAGCATCTCAAAGGAACGACTATCGCTCGTGGAAAGGTTTTAAGCGTCAAGGTCTATCCCAGTGAGTTTGgcaagaagaggatggtACGCGAAGAGAAGGAGGGCCCTCCGCCAGAGCTATTTCGTAAAAAGGGGAAGgctgaaggagaagagatcAATGAACGGACCATTTACGATGTGGGGGATGAAAATGATTTTGATGAGGATGCTCTGCGCAAGTACCAGCTTGATCGGCTTAG ATACTATTACGCTATTGTTAGCTGTGATACGGTGGACGCGGCTTCACACATCTACAATGAGCTGGATGGAACGGAACTCGAACGGTCTGCAAACGTGTTCGATTTAAGTTTCGTCCCCAATGACATGACTTTTGAGGATGAACCAAG AGACGAAGCCAACGAAGATGTAGAAACGGGTTACAGGGCTGTCGAATTCGTTACCGAT GCACTGCGTCACTCTAAGGTCAAGCTGACATGGGATGAAGACGATCCGGAGCGCAGCAAGGTTACTCGTAGAACCATCACTCGCAAAGAACTCGGTGACGGAGATTTTCAAGCATACATCGCTTCCGCTTCTGAGTCTGAGTCTGAACTCGAAGACAATAGGAATGGTTTATCCCGAGATAAGCTGCGCTCTTTACTACTTGGCGGAAACGATCAACTTCCTGAGGGCTGGAACAGGGATGATGGTGTACGCGACAACGATGTAGACATGGAAGTCACATTTATGCCCGGCCTTGCCGACAGAAAGGATGGCCAAGACGAGACCACATTAGAGAAGTATCAgcggaagatgaaggaaaagcggaagaaaaggaaagaggagGTAAAGAAAGCGGTGACAGCTGACGACGATTTCTTCGATGCTACGAGCGATGGTGATCATTCGGCACATGAATCCAAGAAGAAATCTGGTGCAACGCTCAGCTATGAGCCAACTGAGGAGGAAGCACACAGTCTTCTTGTCTCTCATGAAGATTCCGGTGCCGAACCGCAACACTTCAACCTGAAAGCTGTTATGAAAGTCGAGCGCaagcagaagaagaacaaaAAGAAGGGTAAGAAAACGGTGGATGAGGATAATGAAATACAAGAAGATTTCATCTTGGAGGTCAATGATGACCGGTTCAAGGCAATACACGAGGATCACAACTTTGCCATCGATCCCACTCATCCTCA GTTCAAGAAGACCAAAGCAATGGAGTCGTTACTGAATGAGCGATCCCAACGCCGTGCCGTGAGCGAGAAACAACATGCGGAAGATGGGCAGTCTCTCAAAAATTTGGTCGACAAGGTCAAACGGAAAGGGAGTTTACTTACAGAACCGCGTAAAGGAAAACGCCAACGACTGCGTTGA
- a CDS encoding uncharacterized protein (CAZy:AA7) translates to MFCAALVVVATFIVLTVGKDSACRLLPTDSSWPAQDVWNAFNQSVDGRLIQTVPLGRPCHDPNYDEAKCSAIRDNWHSMEFHEASSSSIMDPGFLNKSCDPFDPRETPCRVGAYVQYAVNVSSVDHVIKTVQFVKEHNIRFVVRNTGHDFLGRSTGAGAVAVWVHHLRDVEWIPEFKSPLHTGPAFKAHAGALSFDIALAADSKGLVVVTGGTPNVGFTGGFVQGGGQSATMSSYGLGADQTLEFEVVTTQGKFVRASHTENQDLYWALSGGGAGTYAVVWSVTVKAHQDLPVTTASLNFTLDENTQETFYQAIDAYQASTPSLADAKIWSTAQYSSAFFNLFPIFAVNKTSAEISALLQPLLDSLDRLGVKYTSSVQSYDKYLDGYNTLDNLINVPIGVITFGSRLLPQSVFAQGETLRRTQETIRGILEGGGLVADFIMKPTLDVAGNPQNAVLPAWRDVNKHVIVALPLTDGESSAQLSDQKKKITTEFMPALKKLTPGSGSYDNEGDPSEPDFKEAFYGANYDRLLEIKDKWDPDQILYGAVNVGGDRWHQTEEGRLCRNEDSGCF, encoded by the exons ATGTTTTGCGCGGCCCTTGTCGTTGTTGCCACGTTCATCGTGCTTACTGTCGGAAAAGACAGTGCATGTCGACTTTTGCCTACAGACTCTTCTTGGCCAGCTCAAGATGTGTGGAACGCTTTCAACCAATCCGTCGATGGTCGCCTCATCCAGACTGTTCCACTCGGTAGACCTTGTCATGACCCGAATTACGACGAGGCAAAATGCAGCGCGATTCGGGACAATTGGCACTCTATGGAATTCCA TGAGGCCAGTTCATCTTCTATAATGGATCCCGGCTTTCTGAATAAGAGCTGTGACCCTTTTGATCCTCGAGAAACCCCATGCCGAGTTGGCGCATATGTGCAATATGCGGTGAACGTCTCGTCGGTCGATCATGTCATAAAAACCGTCCAATTCGTGAAGGAACATAACATTCGATTCGTAGTAAGGAATACCGGTCATGA CTTTCTGGGAAGATCGACTGGTGCAGGTGCAGTAGCAGTTTGGGTGCATCATCTGCGGGATGTCGAATGGATTCCGGAGTTCAAGTCGCCTCTTCATACGGGACCAGCTTTCAAAGCCCACGCAGGAGCTCTCAGCTTCGACATTGCACTAGCAGCTGATAGCAAAGGTCTAGTCGTCGTGACTGGTGGAACCCCG AACGTTGGTTTTACAGGTGGGTTCGTACAAGGCGGTGGACAATCTGCTACGATGTCGTCATACGGGTTGGGTGCAGACCAGACCCTAGAGTTCGAGGTGGTAACAACTCAAGGCAAATTTGTCCGTGCTTCCCATACGGAAAATCAAGACCTCTATTGGGCATTGAGCGGCGGC GGAGCAGGCACCTACGCAGTCGTATGGTCTGTCACGGTCAAAGCTCACCAAGACCTCCCGGTCACTACTGCGTCTCTCAACTTTACTTTGGATGAAAATACCCAAGAAACGTTCTATCAGGCGATCGACGCGTACCAGGCCAGCACCCCGAGCCTTGCGGATGCCAAAATTTGGTCTACGGCACAATACTCCAGCGCGTTTTTCAACCTATTCCCGATTTTTGCCGTCAACAAAACCTCTGCTGAAATTTCAGCTCTTCTTCAGCCTCTGCTGGACAGCCTTGATCGACTGGGAGTCAAATATACCTCGAGCGTGCAGTCGTATGATAAATACCTTGATGGCTACAACACCCTCGACAATCTTATCAATGTGCCGATCGGGGTCATAACGTTCGGTTCACGGCTACTACCGCAGTCAGTCTTCGCTCAAGGTGAGACGCTCCGGCGTACTCAGGAAACCATCCGAGGTATCTTGGAAGGCGGTGGCCTTGTGGCCGATTTCATCATGAAGCCCACGTTAGATGTTGCCGGGAACCCTCAGAATGCTGTCTTACCCGCATGGAGAGACGTGAATAAACATGTTATAGTTGCGCT TCCTTTGACAGATGGTGAATCCTCCGCACAGCTTTCagaccagaagaagaagataacAACGGAATTCATGCCGGCTCTGAAGAAGCTAACGCCAGGTTCAGGATCCTACGACAATGAA GGAGATCCTAGTGAGCCTGATTTCAAGGAAGCGTTCTACGGGGCCAACTATGATAGGCTACTTGAGATCAAGGACAAATGGGACCCAGATCAGATCTTGTATGGAGCAGTGAATGTTGGAGGCGATAGATGGCATCAGACGGAAGAAGGAAGACTCTGCAGGAATGAAGA TTCTGGATGTTTCTGA
- a CDS encoding uncharacterized protein (CAZy:AA7) has product MFCAALVVVATFIVLTVGKDSACRLLPTDSSWPAQDVWNAFNQSVDGRLIQTVPLGRPCHDPNYDEAKCSAIRDNWHSMEFHEASSSSIMDPGFLNKSCDPFDPRETPCRVGAYVQYAVNVSSVDHVIKTVQFVKEHNIRFVVRNTGHDFLGRSTGAGAVAVWVHHLRDVEWIPEFKSPLHTGPAFKAHAGALSFDIALAADSKGLVVVTGGTPNVGFTGGFVQGGGQSATMSSYGLGADQTLEFEVVTTQGKFVRASHTENQDLYWALSGGGAGTYAVVWSVTVKAHQDLPVTTASLNFTLDENTQETFYQAIDAYQASTPSLADAKIWSTAQYSSAFFNLFPIFAVNKTSAEISALLQPLLDSLDRLGVKYTSSVQSYDKYLDGYNTLDNLINVPIGVITFGSRLLPQSVFAQGETLRRTQETIRGILEGGGLVADFIMKPTLDVAGNPQNAVLPAWRDVNKHVIVALPLTDGESSAQLSDQKKKITTEFMPALKKLTPGSGSYDNEGDPSEPDFKEAFYGANYDRLLEIKDKWDPDQILYGAVNVGGDRWHQTEEGRLCRNEEYVDLLHDTFTSRFRYQASNSEL; this is encoded by the exons ATGTTTTGCGCGGCCCTTGTCGTTGTTGCCACGTTCATCGTGCTTACTGTCGGAAAAGACAGTGCATGTCGACTTTTGCCTACAGACTCTTCTTGGCCAGCTCAAGATGTGTGGAACGCTTTCAACCAATCCGTCGATGGTCGCCTCATCCAGACTGTTCCACTCGGTAGACCTTGTCATGACCCGAATTACGACGAGGCAAAATGCAGCGCGATTCGGGACAATTGGCACTCTATGGAATTCCA TGAGGCCAGTTCATCTTCTATAATGGATCCCGGCTTTCTGAATAAGAGCTGTGACCCTTTTGATCCTCGAGAAACCCCATGCCGAGTTGGCGCATATGTGCAATATGCGGTGAACGTCTCGTCGGTCGATCATGTCATAAAAACCGTCCAATTCGTGAAGGAACATAACATTCGATTCGTAGTAAGGAATACCGGTCATGA CTTTCTGGGAAGATCGACTGGTGCAGGTGCAGTAGCAGTTTGGGTGCATCATCTGCGGGATGTCGAATGGATTCCGGAGTTCAAGTCGCCTCTTCATACGGGACCAGCTTTCAAAGCCCACGCAGGAGCTCTCAGCTTCGACATTGCACTAGCAGCTGATAGCAAAGGTCTAGTCGTCGTGACTGGTGGAACCCCG AACGTTGGTTTTACAGGTGGGTTCGTACAAGGCGGTGGACAATCTGCTACGATGTCGTCATACGGGTTGGGTGCAGACCAGACCCTAGAGTTCGAGGTGGTAACAACTCAAGGCAAATTTGTCCGTGCTTCCCATACGGAAAATCAAGACCTCTATTGGGCATTGAGCGGCGGC GGAGCAGGCACCTACGCAGTCGTATGGTCTGTCACGGTCAAAGCTCACCAAGACCTCCCGGTCACTACTGCGTCTCTCAACTTTACTTTGGATGAAAATACCCAAGAAACGTTCTATCAGGCGATCGACGCGTACCAGGCCAGCACCCCGAGCCTTGCGGATGCCAAAATTTGGTCTACGGCACAATACTCCAGCGCGTTTTTCAACCTATTCCCGATTTTTGCCGTCAACAAAACCTCTGCTGAAATTTCAGCTCTTCTTCAGCCTCTGCTGGACAGCCTTGATCGACTGGGAGTCAAATATACCTCGAGCGTGCAGTCGTATGATAAATACCTTGATGGCTACAACACCCTCGACAATCTTATCAATGTGCCGATCGGGGTCATAACGTTCGGTTCACGGCTACTACCGCAGTCAGTCTTCGCTCAAGGTGAGACGCTCCGGCGTACTCAGGAAACCATCCGAGGTATCTTGGAAGGCGGTGGCCTTGTGGCCGATTTCATCATGAAGCCCACGTTAGATGTTGCCGGGAACCCTCAGAATGCTGTCTTACCCGCATGGAGAGACGTGAATAAACATGTTATAGTTGCGCT TCCTTTGACAGATGGTGAATCCTCCGCACAGCTTTCagaccagaagaagaagataacAACGGAATTCATGCCGGCTCTGAAGAAGCTAACGCCAGGTTCAGGATCCTACGACAATGAA GGAGATCCTAGTGAGCCTGATTTCAAGGAAGCGTTCTACGGGGCCAACTATGATAGGCTACTTGAGATCAAGGACAAATGGGACCCAGATCAGATCTTGTATGGAGCAGTGAATGTTGGAGGCGATAGATGGCATCAGACGGAAGAAGGAAGACTCTGCAGGAATGAAGAGTATGTGGATCTTCTCCATGACACATTCACTTCTCGCTTTAGATATCAAGCGTCTAACTCGGAATTGTAG
- a CDS encoding uncharacterized protein (CAZy:AA7), with the protein MFCAALVVVATFIVLTVGKDSACRLLPTDSSWPAQDVWNAFNQSVDGRLIQTVPLGRPCHDPNYDEAKCSAIRDNWHSMEFHEASSSSIMDPGFLNKSCDPFDPRETPCRVGAYVQYAVNVSSVDHVIKTVQFVKEHNIRFVVRNTGHDFLGRSTGAGAVAVWVHHLRDVEWIPEFKSPLHTGPAFKAHAGALSFDIALAADSKGLVVVTGGTPNVGFTGGFVQGGGQSATMSSYGLGADQTLEFEVVTTQGKFVRASHTENQDLYWALSGGGAGTYAVVWSVTVKAHQDLPVTTASLNFTLDENTQETFYQAIDAYQASTPSLADAKIWSTAQYSSAFFNLFPIFAVNKTSAEISALLQPLLDSLDRLGVKYTSSVQSYDKYLDGYNTLDNLINVPIGVITFGSRLLPQSVFAQGETLRRTQETIRGILEGGGLVADFIMKPTLDVAGNPQNAVLPAWRDVNKHVIVALPLTDGESSAQLSDQKKKITTEFMPALKKLTPGSGSYDNEVS; encoded by the exons ATGTTTTGCGCGGCCCTTGTCGTTGTTGCCACGTTCATCGTGCTTACTGTCGGAAAAGACAGTGCATGTCGACTTTTGCCTACAGACTCTTCTTGGCCAGCTCAAGATGTGTGGAACGCTTTCAACCAATCCGTCGATGGTCGCCTCATCCAGACTGTTCCACTCGGTAGACCTTGTCATGACCCGAATTACGACGAGGCAAAATGCAGCGCGATTCGGGACAATTGGCACTCTATGGAATTCCA TGAGGCCAGTTCATCTTCTATAATGGATCCCGGCTTTCTGAATAAGAGCTGTGACCCTTTTGATCCTCGAGAAACCCCATGCCGAGTTGGCGCATATGTGCAATATGCGGTGAACGTCTCGTCGGTCGATCATGTCATAAAAACCGTCCAATTCGTGAAGGAACATAACATTCGATTCGTAGTAAGGAATACCGGTCATGA CTTTCTGGGAAGATCGACTGGTGCAGGTGCAGTAGCAGTTTGGGTGCATCATCTGCGGGATGTCGAATGGATTCCGGAGTTCAAGTCGCCTCTTCATACGGGACCAGCTTTCAAAGCCCACGCAGGAGCTCTCAGCTTCGACATTGCACTAGCAGCTGATAGCAAAGGTCTAGTCGTCGTGACTGGTGGAACCCCG AACGTTGGTTTTACAGGTGGGTTCGTACAAGGCGGTGGACAATCTGCTACGATGTCGTCATACGGGTTGGGTGCAGACCAGACCCTAGAGTTCGAGGTGGTAACAACTCAAGGCAAATTTGTCCGTGCTTCCCATACGGAAAATCAAGACCTCTATTGGGCATTGAGCGGCGGC GGAGCAGGCACCTACGCAGTCGTATGGTCTGTCACGGTCAAAGCTCACCAAGACCTCCCGGTCACTACTGCGTCTCTCAACTTTACTTTGGATGAAAATACCCAAGAAACGTTCTATCAGGCGATCGACGCGTACCAGGCCAGCACCCCGAGCCTTGCGGATGCCAAAATTTGGTCTACGGCACAATACTCCAGCGCGTTTTTCAACCTATTCCCGATTTTTGCCGTCAACAAAACCTCTGCTGAAATTTCAGCTCTTCTTCAGCCTCTGCTGGACAGCCTTGATCGACTGGGAGTCAAATATACCTCGAGCGTGCAGTCGTATGATAAATACCTTGATGGCTACAACACCCTCGACAATCTTATCAATGTGCCGATCGGGGTCATAACGTTCGGTTCACGGCTACTACCGCAGTCAGTCTTCGCTCAAGGTGAGACGCTCCGGCGTACTCAGGAAACCATCCGAGGTATCTTGGAAGGCGGTGGCCTTGTGGCCGATTTCATCATGAAGCCCACGTTAGATGTTGCCGGGAACCCTCAGAATGCTGTCTTACCCGCATGGAGAGACGTGAATAAACATGTTATAGTTGCGCT TCCTTTGACAGATGGTGAATCCTCCGCACAGCTTTCagaccagaagaagaagataacAACGGAATTCATGCCGGCTCTGAAGAAGCTAACGCCAGGTTCAGGATCCTACGACAATGAAGTATCTTGA
- the PZH1 gene encoding serine/threonine protein phosphatase Pzh1, translating into MGQQQSKKSKKGGKEKDNGNGNGNDLGSDNPTEESAEGTVSSSLSKATGSTTARGSDSQSVPNGTSSLTVSGSSTISQSASPSPSPKSPPAPIDVPSSPQTTILSNAISTPGSLTSNNGQIDSNGAAVKKPFDVDDMIQRLLDVGYTGKVSKSLCLKNTEITAICLAAREVFLNQPTLIELSPPVKIVGDVHGQYSDLIRLFEMCGFPPAANYLFLGDYVDRGKQSLETILLLLCYKIKFPENFFLLRGNHECANVTRVYGFYDECKRRSNIKTWKTFIDVFNCLPIAAIVASKIFCVHGGLSPSLHSMDDIKRIQRPTDVPDYGLLNDLLWSDPSDTAMDWEDNERGVSYCFGKGIINEFLVRYDMDLICRAHMVVEDGYEFWNDRTLVTVFSAPNYCGEFDNYGACMSVSEDLLCAFELLKPLDGAALRKEMTKAKRKSLMATAS; encoded by the exons ATGGGCCAACAGCAGTCCAAGAAGTCCAAGAAAGGcggaaaggagaaggataatgggaatgggaatggaAACGATTTGGGCTCAGATAATCCCACAGAAGAGTCTGCAGAAGGGACTGTGTCGTCAAGTCTTTCGAAAGCGACAGGTTCGACGACTGCAAGGGGATCCGATTCACAGAGCGTCCCCAACGGAACTTCATCCCTCACCGTATCCGGTTCTTCTACAA TTTCACAATCAGCGTCACCTTCCCCATCACCAAAGTCACCCCCGGCACCGATTGACGTTCCCTCCAGTCCGCAAACCACTATCCTTTCCAACGCAATATCAACCCCAGGATCGTTAACCAGCAATAATGGACAGATTGATTCCAACGGAGCAGCAGTGAAGAAACCGTTTGATGTGGATGATATGATTCAACGACTACTCGATGTGGGGTACACGGGCAAAGTCAGCAAATCTTTGTGTCTCAAGAACACAGAAATTACAGCAATATGCCTAGCAGCTCGTGAAGTATTCCTCAATCAACCCACATTAATCGAGCTCTCTCCACCGGTCAAGATAGTCGGAGACGTGCATGGCCAGTATTCCGACCTCATTCGACTATTTGAAATGTGCGGGTTCCCCCCCGCCGCCAATTATCTGTTCCTTGGAGACTATGTCGATCGAGGAAAGCAGAGTCTCGAGACCATACTCTTACTCTTATGCTACAAGATCAAGTTTCCGGAGAACTTCTTCTTACTGCGGGGGAACCATGAGTGTGCGAATGTGACCAGAG TGTACGGCTTCTATGACGAATGCAAACGACGTTCGAATATTAAGACCTGGAAAACCTTCATTGATGTCTTTAACTGCCTTCCCATCGCCGCTATTGTCGCATCCAAGATATTCTGCGTACATGGTGGACTCTCCCCCTCTTTACACTCCATGGATGATATCAAACGGATACAACGACCCACCGATGTTCCCGATTATGGACTTCTGAATGATCTTTTATGGTCGGATCCATCCGATACAGCCATGGATTGGGAAGATAATGAAAGAGGAGTCAGTTACTGCTTTGGAAAAGGCATCATCAATGAATTCCTTGTTCGATACGACATGGATCTAATATGTCGAGCTCATATGGTGGTCGAGGACGGTTACGAGTTTTGGAATGATCGGACGTTGGTCACTGTCTTCAGTGCCCCGAATTATTGTGGAG AATTTGACAATTATGGCGCATGCATGAG TGTATCGGAAGATTTGCTGTGTGCTTTTGAGCTCTTGAAACCTCTCGATGGTGCAGCGCTACGGAAGGAGATGACGAAAGCCAAACGGAAAAG TTTAATGGCAACGGCGTCCTGA
- the MPC1 gene encoding pyruvate transporter mpc1 produces MASTFVNWLRSPAAREYFFSTHFWGPVANWGLPLAAIADLSKGEEVISGSMTTALGCYSMVFMRFAWRVQPRNYLLFACHATNAVAQSTQGVRFLNYWYNGGREKKLGLTGVVEENAKEVKESVTEAVQKAKDQINKVGK; encoded by the exons ATGGCCTCTACATTCGTAAACTGGCTTCGCTCTCCAGCTGCTCGAGAGTACTTCTTCA GCACACACTTCTGGGGTCCA GTCGCGAATTGGGGTCTTCCGCTCGCTGCTATTGCTGACCTTAGCAAGGGCGAAGAGGTGATATCTGGTTCTATGACCACTGCTTTGGGGTGCTACTC CATGGTTTTCATGCGTTTTG CTTGGCGCGTGCAACCACGCAATTACCTTTTGTTCGCGTGCCATGCCACGAATGCCGTCGCTCAATCAACGCAGGGCGTACGTTTTCTCAACTACTGGTACAACGGtgggagagagaagaagttAGGTCTCACAGGTGTCGTGGAAGAGAATGCAAAGGAGGTGAAAGAATCCGTGACAGAGGCAGTGCAGAAAGCAAAAGACCAGATAAATAAAGTAGGAAAATGA